From a region of the Teredinibacter turnerae genome:
- a CDS encoding glycoside hydrolase family 3 N-terminal domain-containing protein — protein sequence MTDRVDDLLARMSLEEKLGQMMQLPAIDEGYETYIEKYHLGSYLHALGDTIVQLRRRNAEKSRLGIPLIFGIDAIHGHCFEDGSTVFPTQLATACTWNTQLLGRIGEITAQEAYGAGLDWTFSPVLCMARDPRWGRTGETFGEDSFLIGEYASALAAGYEGAGVPFAACAKHFAAYGEAEGGRDSTDVHVSERNMRTVFLPPFKKVLDAGCKTLMVGYQSLNGVPCSANTWLLNDLLRDEWRYQGVVVTDWNNCGQLVSLQGAASDIEQAVELCLEASNDIFMTTPEFFDCAVALVRSGKVTEERINQSVRRVLHLKFSLGLFEAELQRDKAEHWQPERWQVSEEASRQSITLVKNDGTLPLVANRLNKVLIVGDNAKNLVNQLGDWSFLVNKVNDVDHRTVVVTLEQAMRERSVRGGYRLDYLGADYCGPLNNEAPNRFAIEEAARDVDAIVFCAGDDLTQYGEYHDRADLALPGNQAAVFDLLVETGKPVVTVMIMSKPHTIGWVLEKSAAVMIAFNPGPFGGSAIADCLFGDVNPAGRLPISFPVTVGQLPVFYNQAPGWHAQLSPKYDKTDHYVDAPPESLLAFGEGMSYSSIAYGDAQIMASKASRACTLKVNIKNTSARAAVEVVQLYARWCIPGVTSPVKNLIAFKRIELPADTGLDVEFELNASDFVVLDRRLHWQQYKGVLVLLLGPSSRDRDLQALEWQFSE from the coding sequence ATGACTGATCGCGTAGACGATTTATTAGCGAGAATGTCGCTTGAGGAAAAGTTGGGTCAGATGATGCAGCTTCCCGCTATTGATGAAGGCTATGAGACGTATATAGAAAAATATCACCTGGGGTCGTACCTGCACGCCCTCGGTGACACCATTGTGCAGCTGCGACGCCGCAACGCGGAAAAGTCGCGCCTCGGCATTCCTTTAATATTTGGTATTGATGCTATCCACGGCCACTGTTTTGAAGACGGCTCTACCGTCTTCCCAACACAACTGGCGACCGCTTGCACCTGGAATACCCAGTTGCTTGGCCGCATCGGGGAGATAACCGCGCAAGAGGCGTATGGCGCTGGGCTCGATTGGACATTTTCACCCGTGCTATGTATGGCACGTGATCCCCGTTGGGGGCGAACCGGGGAAACCTTTGGCGAGGACAGTTTTCTCATTGGTGAGTATGCCAGCGCGTTAGCGGCGGGCTACGAGGGTGCAGGGGTGCCCTTTGCCGCGTGTGCCAAGCATTTCGCCGCCTATGGAGAAGCTGAGGGGGGGCGCGACAGCACCGATGTTCATGTTTCTGAGCGCAATATGCGCACCGTTTTTTTGCCGCCGTTTAAAAAAGTGCTCGATGCAGGCTGCAAAACCTTGATGGTGGGGTACCAATCGCTTAACGGGGTCCCTTGCTCTGCCAATACCTGGTTATTGAATGACCTGTTGCGGGATGAATGGCGCTATCAAGGGGTTGTGGTCACGGATTGGAATAATTGCGGGCAACTGGTAAGTCTGCAGGGTGCAGCATCGGATATTGAACAGGCCGTCGAGCTATGCCTCGAGGCCAGTAACGATATTTTTATGACCACACCAGAATTTTTCGATTGTGCGGTGGCGCTTGTGCGCAGCGGTAAAGTCACCGAGGAACGGATTAACCAAAGTGTGCGCCGCGTTCTCCACTTAAAATTTTCCCTGGGATTGTTCGAAGCTGAGCTGCAGCGAGACAAAGCCGAGCACTGGCAACCAGAACGCTGGCAGGTGTCTGAGGAAGCCTCTCGCCAATCTATCACCTTGGTCAAAAACGACGGTACTTTGCCCCTGGTCGCAAATCGTCTGAACAAAGTGCTGATTGTTGGTGACAACGCTAAAAATCTGGTCAACCAATTGGGCGACTGGTCGTTTCTTGTCAATAAGGTCAATGATGTCGACCATCGCACGGTAGTGGTCACTCTCGAACAGGCAATGCGCGAGCGTAGCGTCAGGGGCGGATATCGTTTGGACTACCTCGGTGCTGATTACTGTGGCCCCTTGAATAACGAGGCACCCAATCGCTTTGCCATCGAGGAAGCGGCGAGAGATGTCGATGCTATCGTGTTTTGCGCTGGCGACGACCTCACTCAATACGGTGAGTATCACGATCGAGCCGACTTAGCCCTGCCGGGTAATCAAGCGGCGGTATTTGATCTCCTGGTGGAGACGGGCAAGCCGGTTGTCACCGTTATGATAATGAGCAAACCGCACACGATTGGCTGGGTGCTAGAAAAATCAGCGGCCGTTATGATTGCGTTTAACCCAGGTCCCTTTGGTGGAAGTGCCATCGCTGATTGCTTGTTTGGCGATGTGAACCCTGCGGGACGGTTGCCGATAAGTTTTCCAGTAACGGTAGGCCAGTTGCCGGTATTTTATAATCAGGCGCCTGGCTGGCACGCTCAACTATCGCCAAAGTATGACAAAACTGATCACTATGTCGACGCTCCCCCAGAATCCCTATTAGCTTTTGGCGAAGGAATGAGTTACAGCTCAATCGCCTATGGTGACGCGCAAATAATGGCGTCAAAAGCATCCCGTGCATGTACATTGAAAGTGAACATTAAAAATACAAGCGCCAGAGCTGCAGTGGAAGTCGTTCAGTTGTATGCGCGCTGGTGTATCCCGGGCGTCACTAGTCCGGTGAAAAATCTGATCGCCTTTAAGCGTATCGAGCTGCCGGCCGATACTGGGTTAGATGTGGAGTTTGAGCTGAATGCCAGCGATTTTGTGGTTTTGGATAGGCGTCTGCACTGGCAGCAATATAAAGGCGTGTTAGTTTTACTTTTAGGCCCAAGTAGCCGTGACCGCGATTTGCAGGCGTTAGAATGGCAGTTCTCGGAGTGA
- a CDS encoding sensor histidine kinase: MSNQSPAIKGVDVQDQDGGLRPSKRKASLQTFLVIVVFLSIATPAVITGGLLIRENYQRTIAQDSQAAAGSYADLLQAGMTMPLWNVAPSLGEPLLDTVKIDPSVLSVIVQGADGETFLLYEKENLEPREESIEMVRQISFEGEKLGSVALRYSLKSARQRAAADSQLLLTIIIFQLIFSLGVVSYFLRQRVIKPLVALERAAVGIAGGDLKTAIPQLQADEFGGLSRQLEIMRGSLEQSFTTLEDRVNERTAELVELNGELQGTLDKLQQAQGNLVQSEKLAALGALVAGVAHELNTPLGNGLTVASSLYDATRNFTREMQAGITRAALDQYIADMEEGTHLVVASLERASELVSGFKQVAVDRTSAQQREFNLAEMLNETRMTLSPMFKHTPYQVRIDVPERVVLNSFPGPLGQVVTNLLNNALIHGFDGRDQGEIWISAEQVNILAEPGVRIVISDDGNGIPPENLGRIFDPFFTTKLGEGGNGLGMHIVHNIVTGVLGGTIQVNSALGEGTEFLLTIPLLAPVSPIEEEGKGD, from the coding sequence GTGTCAAATCAATCTCCAGCGATAAAGGGTGTAGACGTTCAGGACCAAGATGGTGGTTTGCGCCCTTCTAAACGAAAAGCCAGCCTTCAAACCTTTCTTGTGATCGTGGTTTTCCTCTCGATTGCGACCCCCGCAGTGATTACGGGCGGCCTTCTTATACGAGAGAACTATCAGCGAACCATCGCCCAGGATAGCCAGGCAGCGGCCGGCAGTTACGCCGATTTACTGCAGGCAGGTATGACGATGCCGCTATGGAATGTGGCTCCCTCCCTCGGAGAACCCTTGCTGGACACCGTAAAAATTGATCCCTCAGTGCTGAGTGTGATTGTGCAAGGTGCCGATGGCGAAACATTTTTACTCTATGAAAAAGAAAACCTGGAACCACGCGAAGAAAGTATCGAGATGGTTCGCCAAATATCTTTCGAGGGCGAAAAACTGGGCTCTGTCGCGTTGCGTTACAGTCTAAAGTCGGCCCGCCAGCGGGCGGCTGCAGATTCACAACTTCTGCTCACTATTATTATTTTTCAGCTGATCTTTTCGCTGGGCGTTGTGAGTTATTTTTTGCGACAGCGGGTGATAAAACCTCTGGTCGCGCTGGAGCGCGCTGCGGTTGGAATCGCCGGCGGCGACTTGAAAACAGCGATTCCGCAGCTTCAAGCGGACGAGTTCGGTGGTCTGTCCCGGCAATTGGAGATTATGCGCGGTTCTCTCGAGCAATCCTTTACCACGTTGGAAGACCGAGTCAACGAGCGCACTGCGGAGCTGGTAGAGCTGAATGGTGAGTTGCAAGGTACGCTGGATAAATTACAGCAGGCGCAAGGTAACCTTGTCCAGTCGGAAAAACTCGCTGCGCTTGGAGCCCTGGTAGCGGGTGTGGCTCACGAGCTTAACACCCCTCTGGGTAATGGGCTGACGGTAGCATCGTCGCTTTATGATGCCACTCGAAATTTTACCCGGGAAATGCAGGCCGGGATTACCCGTGCAGCACTCGACCAGTATATCGCCGACATGGAAGAGGGGACTCACCTGGTGGTAGCCAGTCTCGAGCGTGCCTCGGAGTTAGTCAGTGGCTTTAAGCAGGTGGCCGTAGATAGAACCAGTGCGCAGCAGAGAGAATTTAATCTCGCGGAAATGCTCAACGAAACCCGTATGACACTGTCGCCTATGTTCAAGCACACGCCCTATCAAGTGCGTATTGATGTGCCGGAACGGGTGGTACTAAACAGTTTTCCTGGACCATTGGGGCAAGTAGTAACCAATTTATTGAACAACGCGTTAATCCATGGTTTTGATGGCCGCGATCAGGGTGAAATCTGGATTAGTGCTGAACAGGTTAATATCCTCGCTGAGCCCGGGGTTAGGATAGTTATAAGTGACGACGGTAATGGCATTCCTCCAGAGAATCTTGGCCGTATTTTTGATCCTTTCTTCACAACTAAATTAGGTGAGGGAGGGAATGGTCTGGGTATGCATATTGTCCACAATATTGTTACCGGAGTTTTGGGGGGAACTATTCAAGTGAACTCCGCATTAGGCG